A genomic window from Shewanella vesiculosa includes:
- a CDS encoding isoaspartyl peptidase/L-asparaginase family protein, which produces MNKLYLTIAVCLCLTANICAATDDKPFSIAIHGGAGTISAASLSPQQEKAIRDKLKQAVDTGYKVLDKGGNSLDAVQAAINVLENSPFFNAGVGAVYTFDGGHELDASVMDGNTMNAGAVVGVKHIKNPIDLARKVMEKSPHVMLYGQGAEEFALTQQFRLVSNSHFDTPHRYAQLLDAKASIIEAERVNGGDHQASVAQLPANYKYGTVGAVALDKHGNLAAGTSTGGMTAKRFGRIGDSPVIGAGTYAENGVCAISATGHGEYFIRYQVAGDICAKVKYQQKSIIQAADEVINQRLLSAGGTGGVIAIDQRGNIATPFNTEGMYRATRSKGQAATVMIWRDK; this is translated from the coding sequence ATGAATAAATTATATTTAACGATTGCAGTGTGTTTATGCTTAACCGCAAATATCTGTGCAGCCACAGATGATAAGCCTTTTTCAATTGCCATCCATGGCGGCGCGGGAACCATTTCTGCTGCCAGTTTAAGTCCTCAACAAGAAAAAGCTATTCGCGATAAACTCAAACAGGCTGTTGATACAGGCTATAAGGTGCTAGATAAAGGCGGTAATAGTCTTGATGCGGTTCAAGCGGCAATTAATGTGTTAGAAAATAGTCCATTTTTTAATGCTGGTGTTGGCGCGGTTTATACTTTTGACGGCGGCCATGAACTAGATGCCTCGGTAATGGATGGTAACACAATGAATGCTGGAGCCGTTGTGGGGGTTAAACACATTAAAAACCCAATTGATTTAGCTCGAAAAGTGATGGAAAAATCACCTCATGTGATGCTATATGGTCAAGGGGCAGAGGAGTTTGCATTAACGCAACAATTTAGGTTGGTGTCTAATAGCCATTTCGACACGCCTCATCGTTATGCACAATTGCTGGATGCCAAAGCGAGCATCATTGAAGCTGAGCGCGTAAATGGTGGTGATCACCAGGCGTCAGTTGCCCAGTTACCTGCCAACTACAAATACGGCACAGTCGGCGCAGTGGCGCTTGATAAACACGGCAACCTTGCCGCCGGAACATCAACTGGCGGCATGACGGCAAAACGTTTTGGGCGCATTGGTGACTCACCGGTTATTGGTGCTGGAACCTATGCTGAAAATGGGGTTTGCGCCATATCAGCGACGGGTCATGGCGAATATTTTATTCGCTATCAAGTGGCAGGCGATATATGCGCTAAAGTCAAATACCAACAGAAATCGATTATTCAAGCGGCCGATGAGGTCATCAATCAACGCTTGCTCTCGGCAGGGGGAACTGGAGGAGTGATAGCGATTGATCAACGTGGCAATATCGCGACACCATTTAATACCGAAGGGATGTATCGCGCCACACGAAGTAAAGGC
- a CDS encoding autotransporter assembly complex family protein yields the protein MSGFVLADNNWLTINVNGVNKQIENNISAHLGTLPDNDVQRRAFLFTVDDNTHDALESMGYYHAILDIDVNEKDNGPWELKLDITLGEPVIIQWVDIHFQGEMLEDNTFSLWLNSLKIKPGDTLNHGVYDSIKSQLVTLAMARGYFDGQYTKSEISINRDLNSAQINLEFDSGKRYLFGDVDFEGSTLNDDIVEALIPFGADAPYATQLLTEFNRNLLDTGYFSNIKVLPQLDKIETGVVPIKVELSPRPSHLIEVGLGADIGNSTEKSIDPRVRVTWRTPQINRYGHYQETSMEWSPERPKILTTYTIPLTHPLDDQLKIKLGLLRDTYGVTQDYDPDNRQFNNTGQLESEKYIIGLTRQRRSKSNWLHGYSLESTREFYNQLDTDYDPRFYLLGYNLTKTVRGDNTLDPKSGYRQTYSIEYADPSVGSTIRLTRLQARFKWIETLFDKHRFVARVDLGANIANDNDIANIPPSLRYFAGGDQSIRGYSYQELGPYIDYTNSEGGLSRQVVGGRFLAVGSVEYQYYLTPTWRVATFVDAGNAFDTQKFEPVVSVGGGLHWISPIGPIRMDLGFGLKETETVARSFRFHLTMGTDL from the coding sequence ATGTCAGGCTTTGTGCTGGCTGATAATAATTGGCTAACGATTAACGTTAATGGCGTTAACAAACAAATTGAAAATAATATTTCAGCTCACTTAGGTACCTTGCCAGATAATGATGTTCAACGCCGAGCTTTTTTATTCACAGTTGACGATAACACCCATGATGCGCTTGAATCTATGGGCTACTATCACGCTATTTTAGATATTGACGTTAACGAAAAAGACAATGGGCCTTGGGAGCTAAAGCTCGATATCACCCTTGGGGAACCAGTGATTATTCAGTGGGTTGATATTCATTTTCAGGGAGAGATGCTTGAAGACAATACTTTTTCGCTATGGCTTAATAGCCTAAAAATCAAACCTGGTGACACCTTAAACCACGGGGTTTACGATTCAATTAAATCACAATTAGTCACTCTGGCAATGGCAAGAGGATATTTTGATGGTCAATACACAAAATCAGAAATCAGCATTAATCGTGACTTAAATAGCGCCCAAATTAACCTCGAATTTGATTCAGGTAAGCGATATTTATTTGGTGATGTTGACTTTGAAGGTTCAACGCTTAATGACGATATTGTCGAAGCATTAATCCCTTTTGGTGCTGATGCGCCTTATGCCACGCAACTTTTGACTGAGTTTAATCGTAATTTGTTAGATACTGGTTACTTTAGTAATATCAAAGTATTGCCTCAATTAGACAAGATTGAAACCGGTGTTGTGCCAATTAAAGTTGAACTAAGTCCTCGTCCTAGCCATCTTATTGAGGTCGGTTTAGGTGCTGATATTGGTAATAGTACCGAAAAAAGTATCGATCCTCGCGTGCGAGTGACTTGGCGTACCCCACAAATAAACCGCTATGGGCATTATCAAGAAACCAGTATGGAGTGGTCGCCTGAACGGCCGAAAATTTTAACTACCTATACGATTCCATTAACGCATCCTTTAGATGATCAACTAAAAATAAAACTAGGATTATTACGCGACACCTATGGTGTCACTCAAGATTATGATCCAGATAACCGTCAATTTAATAATACTGGCCAGTTAGAGTCTGAAAAATACATCATTGGCTTAACGCGTCAACGACGGTCCAAAAGTAATTGGCTGCATGGTTATTCCCTTGAATCCACGAGAGAGTTTTATAATCAACTCGATACTGATTACGATCCGCGATTTTATTTATTAGGTTACAACCTCACTAAAACGGTTCGAGGTGACAACACCCTCGATCCTAAATCTGGCTATCGTCAAACATACAGCATTGAATATGCAGATCCATCTGTAGGATCGACTATTCGTCTCACTCGCTTACAAGCACGATTTAAATGGATAGAAACCTTATTTGATAAGCATCGATTTGTTGCTCGCGTTGACTTAGGCGCCAATATTGCAAATGATAACGATATTGCCAACATTCCCCCATCACTGCGTTATTTTGCTGGTGGCGACCAAAGTATACGGGGTTACAGTTACCAAGAATTAGGGCCCTATATTGACTACACCAACAGTGAAGGCGGCTTATCGAGACAAGTGGTCGGTGGCCGTTTTTTGGCCGTCGGCAGCGTAGAATATCAGTACTATCTCACCCCTACTTGGCGCGTTGCTACCTTTGTCGATGCGGGTAATGCCTTTGATACACAGAAGTTTGAACCCGTGGTATCGGTTGGCGGTGGTTTACACTGGATATCGCCGATTGGTCCAATCCGAATGGACTTAGGGTTTGGCTTAAAAGAAACTGAGACCGTTGCACGCTCGTTTCGTTTCCATTTAACCATGGGGACTGATTTATGA